The following proteins are co-located in the uncultured Draconibacterium sp. genome:
- a CDS encoding DUF3575 domain-containing protein, with the protein MKTKTFFRKIKRLTYSAAIIIPVLTAGNASAQSHEKMSKGESEKPAKEFKNAINVCPGGIAFGFYSANVEHLFGKHHGLVLRGDLETIPKTYSDAKIDASGKAVILNYRYHFGEGLNSFYAGAYTRYRKIKGDGALDTGDFDFKLPECTLGLNVGKRWIWDSGFTLNFALGYGYAYDELKVNNSSQAALDAIDVFRDDYTFMNGFLGEFSIGYAF; encoded by the coding sequence ATGAAAACAAAAACATTTTTTAGAAAAATCAAAAGACTGACTTATTCAGCCGCAATTATTATTCCAGTTTTAACTGCAGGAAATGCAAGTGCCCAAAGCCATGAAAAAATGTCGAAAGGTGAATCGGAGAAACCGGCAAAAGAGTTTAAAAATGCCATTAATGTATGCCCGGGCGGAATTGCCTTTGGATTTTATTCGGCAAACGTTGAGCATTTATTTGGCAAACACCACGGACTAGTTTTACGAGGCGACTTAGAGACCATTCCGAAAACTTACTCGGATGCAAAAATCGACGCCAGCGGGAAAGCAGTAATTTTAAATTACAGGTACCACTTTGGCGAAGGATTGAACTCGTTTTATGCCGGTGCCTATACCCGTTACCGAAAAATCAAAGGCGATGGAGCTTTGGATACGGGAGATTTCGATTTCAAACTACCTGAGTGTACGCTTGGCTTGAATGTGGGGAAACGCTGGATTTGGGACAGTGGGTTCACCTTGAACTTTGCCCTTGGATATGGCTATGCTTACGACGAATTAAAAGTAAATAATTCGAGCCAGGCTGCACTCGATGCCATTGATGTCTTCCGCGATGATTATACCTTTATGAACGGATTTCTTGGCGAATTTTCAATCGGTTATGCTTTTTAA